Proteins encoded together in one Branchiostoma lanceolatum isolate klBraLanc5 chromosome 11, klBraLanc5.hap2, whole genome shotgun sequence window:
- the LOC136444918 gene encoding protein zyg-11 homolog B-like isoform X1, which produces MGLAMADLEDPPTLLQCCMDYICDNLDDLFFKVRAKDTDSLHLTFRQQDVFFHNELSELFLSRLLEKNKVNDQVLTLLSCSDTFRLRRVRVRNTPVGLDGLRAILYNHKLIELDVSNTNVKRAASVIQLLYESGQDNLQSLNVSGLQPHKQDFSEEPFGNFDGLGAFATINRTLVSRLRNIRCLNVSHTNFDTQDLEMVASELPHLESLDISKTYVSSLTPLLQCKHRLKSLSTYGVSAVQGRDNWDEDEKHSAERVIAELSSLRHLDISTEETFSVSGTFFASQNQLRVNVDNLLSVPGVLPNLTSLDISGRDLSEGTLLAFLESHPQLVFLGVMMGPACFWDFIWDEEYEGFRKDLRVTGEGNEAQILEALRQYSERAVYVQKALYKLFGRTSGMEHPRVDVIKLVVQGMKNHCDAKSLGVQMAASACLYNLTRHDISKRVPSRDLSDVVNLTLKAMEVFPNHQQLQKNALLTLCSDRILQEVKFDRYRAARLVMHCLCTHEDATMHRMAVAIISILAAKISTEQTALLGTQNYLQVKLLRIVKEKTEGQQVDITLKFTLSALWNLTDESPSTCTTFVENGGLELFMQILEVFPNESNLHTKVLGLINNIAEVRGLRKVLLREDFMDYVKKLLVCDHIEVSYFAAGIVAHLASEGREHWNLREHSWDQMLNTLLAAVRSWNNPTGEMVAYRSFHPFFPLLECYTTPAVQLWSVWAMQHVCTKNPDRYCPMLIEEGGEERVKHLATNPATAEEVRTLAALVIELLQDSKLPPRQRKLLKPADTPGSPEQEE; this is translated from the exons GTCTAGCCATGGCGGACTTAGAAGATCCCCCCACCTTACTGCAGTGCTGCATGGACTACATCTGCGACAACTTGGACGACCTCTTCTTCAAGGTCAGGGCCAAGGACACGGACAGCCTGCACCTGACCTTCAGACAGCAAGACGTCTTCTTCCACAACGAGCTGTCCGAGCTGTTCTTGAGCCGCCTCTTGGAGAAGAACAAGGTGAACGATCAGGTCTTGACGCTACTTTCCTGTTCGGACACGTTTAGATTACGGAGAGTCCGGGTGAGAAACACCCCCGTGGGACTAGACGGGCTTCGAGCCATTCTGTACAATCACAAACTGATCGAACTAGACGTTTCTAATACTAATGTAAAGAGGGCGGCCTCCGTTATACAACTTCTGTATGAGTCAGGCCAGGACAACCTACAGTCGCTCAACGTCAGCGGGCTTCAACCGCACAAGCAGGATTTTAGCGAGGAACCGTTTGGAAACTTCGACGGCCTAGGGGCTTTCGCAACCATCAACAGAACATTGGTGTCCAGGTTGAGAAATATCAGATGCCTGAATGTCAGCCACACAAACTTTGATACGCAGGACCTCGAAATGGTCGCCTCCGAACTGCCTCACTTGGAAAGCCTAGACATCTCCAAGACCTACGTGTCTAGCTTGACCCCTTTACTCCAGTGCAAGCACCGGTTAAAGTCGCTGTCAACGTACGGCGTAAGCGCGGTGCAGGGGAGGGACAACTGGGACGAAGACGAAAAACACTCCGCAGAAAGAGTCATCGCGGAACTGTCCTCCCTGCGGCACTTAGACATCTCTACCGAGGAGACCTTCAGTGTCTCCGGCACCTTCTTCGCCAGTCAGAACCAGCTGAGAGTCAACGTGGACAACCTGCTCAGCGTCCCGGGGGTTCTTCCGAACCTAACGTCGTTAGATATCTCAGGGCGGGACTTGTCGGAGGGAACGCTGCTGGCGTTTTTGGAGAGCCATCCCCAGCTGGTGTTCCTCGGTGTGATGATGGGGCCCGCCTGCTTTTGGGACTTCATCTGGGACGAGGAGTATGAAGGCTTCCGAAAGGATCTTAGG GTGACAGGAGAAGGTAACGAGGCCCAGATACTTGAAGCCCTGCGACAGTACAGTGAAAGAGCCGTGTATGTGCAGAAAGCCCTATACAAGCTTTTTGGCCGCACCTCAGGGATGGAGCATCCTCGGGTGGATGTTATCAAG CTGGTGGTTCAGGGGATGAAGAATCACTGCGATGCCAAGAGTCTCGGGGTGCAGATGGCAGCCAG TGCTTGCCTGTACAACCTGACCCGACATGACATCAGTAAGCGTGTTCCGTCGCGGGACCTGTCGGACGTGGTGAACTTGACCCTGAAGGCCATGGAAGTGTTCCCCAACCACCAGCAGCTGCAGAAAAACGCCCTGCTCACGCTGTGTAGTGACAGGATTCTGCAAGAAGTG AAGTTTGACCGGTACCGCGCGGCAAGACTGGTGATGCACTGTCTGTGCACGCACGAGGACGCTACCATGCACCGCATGGCTGTAGCCATCATATCTATACTTGCTGCTAAG ATCTCTACTGAACAAACTGCCCTGCTGGGGACACAGAACTACCTGCAGGTT AAGCTGCTGAGGATAGTGAAAGAGAAGACTGAGGGACAACAAGTGGATATTACTCTCAAGTTTACACTCAGTGCACTCTGGAACCTCACAG ATGAGTCCCCCAGCACCTGCACCACGTTTGTAGAGAACGGTGGCCTGGAACTCTTCATGCAGATCCTCGAAGTCTTCCCCAACGAGTCCAACCTCCACACCAAAGTCCTAGGCTTGATT AACAACATTGCTGAAGTACGAGGGCTGAGAAAGGTGCTGTTGAGGGAGGACTTCATGGATTATGTCAA GAAGCTGCTTGTATGTGATCATATCGAGGTGAGCTACTTTGCGGCTGGGATTGTGGCCCACCTGGCCAGCGAGGGGAGAGAACACTGGAACCTGAGGGAACATTCCTGGGACCAGATGCTCAACACACTG CTGGCTGCTGTAAGGAGTTGGAACAACCCCACCGGAGAGATGGTCGCGTACCGATCGTTCCACCCGTTCTTCCCGCTGCTGGAGTGTTACACGACGCCCGCGGTGCAGCTGTGGTCTGTCTGGGCCATGCAACACGTCTGTACCAAGAACC
- the LOC136444918 gene encoding protein zyg-11 homolog B-like isoform X2, producing the protein MGLAMADLEDPPTLLQCCMDYICDNLDDLFFKVRAKDTDSLHLTFRQQDVFFHNELSELFLSRLLEKNKVNDQVLTLLSCSDTFRLRRVRVRNTPVGLDGLRAILYNHKLIELDVSNTNVKRAASVIQLLYESGQDNLQSLNVSGLQPHKQDFSEEPFGNFDGLGAFATINRTLVSRLRNIRCLNVSHTNFDTQDLEMVASELPHLESLDISKTYVSSLTPLLQCKHRLKSLSTYGVSAVQGRDNWDEDEKHSAERVIAELSSLRHLDISTEETFSVSGTFFASQNQLRVNVDNLLSVPGVLPNLTSLDISGRDLSEGTLLAFLESHPQLVFLGVMMGPACFWDFIWDEEYEGFRKDLRVTGEGNEAQILEALRQYSERAVYVQKALYKLFGRTSGMEHPRVDVIKLVVQGMKNHCDAKSLGVQMAASACLYNLTRHDISKRVPSRDLSDVVNLTLKAMEVFPNHQQLQKNALLTLCSDRILQEVKFDRYRAARLVMHCLCTHEDATMHRMAVAIISILAAKISTEQTALLGTQNYLQKLLRIVKEKTEGQQVDITLKFTLSALWNLTDESPSTCTTFVENGGLELFMQILEVFPNESNLHTKVLGLINNIAEVRGLRKVLLREDFMDYVKKLLVCDHIEVSYFAAGIVAHLASEGREHWNLREHSWDQMLNTLLAAVRSWNNPTGEMVAYRSFHPFFPLLECYTTPAVQLWSVWAMQHVCTKNPDRYCPMLIEEGGEERVKHLATNPATAEEVRTLAALVIELLQDSKLPPRQRKLLKPADTPGSPEQEE; encoded by the exons GTCTAGCCATGGCGGACTTAGAAGATCCCCCCACCTTACTGCAGTGCTGCATGGACTACATCTGCGACAACTTGGACGACCTCTTCTTCAAGGTCAGGGCCAAGGACACGGACAGCCTGCACCTGACCTTCAGACAGCAAGACGTCTTCTTCCACAACGAGCTGTCCGAGCTGTTCTTGAGCCGCCTCTTGGAGAAGAACAAGGTGAACGATCAGGTCTTGACGCTACTTTCCTGTTCGGACACGTTTAGATTACGGAGAGTCCGGGTGAGAAACACCCCCGTGGGACTAGACGGGCTTCGAGCCATTCTGTACAATCACAAACTGATCGAACTAGACGTTTCTAATACTAATGTAAAGAGGGCGGCCTCCGTTATACAACTTCTGTATGAGTCAGGCCAGGACAACCTACAGTCGCTCAACGTCAGCGGGCTTCAACCGCACAAGCAGGATTTTAGCGAGGAACCGTTTGGAAACTTCGACGGCCTAGGGGCTTTCGCAACCATCAACAGAACATTGGTGTCCAGGTTGAGAAATATCAGATGCCTGAATGTCAGCCACACAAACTTTGATACGCAGGACCTCGAAATGGTCGCCTCCGAACTGCCTCACTTGGAAAGCCTAGACATCTCCAAGACCTACGTGTCTAGCTTGACCCCTTTACTCCAGTGCAAGCACCGGTTAAAGTCGCTGTCAACGTACGGCGTAAGCGCGGTGCAGGGGAGGGACAACTGGGACGAAGACGAAAAACACTCCGCAGAAAGAGTCATCGCGGAACTGTCCTCCCTGCGGCACTTAGACATCTCTACCGAGGAGACCTTCAGTGTCTCCGGCACCTTCTTCGCCAGTCAGAACCAGCTGAGAGTCAACGTGGACAACCTGCTCAGCGTCCCGGGGGTTCTTCCGAACCTAACGTCGTTAGATATCTCAGGGCGGGACTTGTCGGAGGGAACGCTGCTGGCGTTTTTGGAGAGCCATCCCCAGCTGGTGTTCCTCGGTGTGATGATGGGGCCCGCCTGCTTTTGGGACTTCATCTGGGACGAGGAGTATGAAGGCTTCCGAAAGGATCTTAGG GTGACAGGAGAAGGTAACGAGGCCCAGATACTTGAAGCCCTGCGACAGTACAGTGAAAGAGCCGTGTATGTGCAGAAAGCCCTATACAAGCTTTTTGGCCGCACCTCAGGGATGGAGCATCCTCGGGTGGATGTTATCAAG CTGGTGGTTCAGGGGATGAAGAATCACTGCGATGCCAAGAGTCTCGGGGTGCAGATGGCAGCCAG TGCTTGCCTGTACAACCTGACCCGACATGACATCAGTAAGCGTGTTCCGTCGCGGGACCTGTCGGACGTGGTGAACTTGACCCTGAAGGCCATGGAAGTGTTCCCCAACCACCAGCAGCTGCAGAAAAACGCCCTGCTCACGCTGTGTAGTGACAGGATTCTGCAAGAAGTG AAGTTTGACCGGTACCGCGCGGCAAGACTGGTGATGCACTGTCTGTGCACGCACGAGGACGCTACCATGCACCGCATGGCTGTAGCCATCATATCTATACTTGCTGCTAAG ATCTCTACTGAACAAACTGCCCTGCTGGGGACACAGAACTACCTGCAG AAGCTGCTGAGGATAGTGAAAGAGAAGACTGAGGGACAACAAGTGGATATTACTCTCAAGTTTACACTCAGTGCACTCTGGAACCTCACAG ATGAGTCCCCCAGCACCTGCACCACGTTTGTAGAGAACGGTGGCCTGGAACTCTTCATGCAGATCCTCGAAGTCTTCCCCAACGAGTCCAACCTCCACACCAAAGTCCTAGGCTTGATT AACAACATTGCTGAAGTACGAGGGCTGAGAAAGGTGCTGTTGAGGGAGGACTTCATGGATTATGTCAA GAAGCTGCTTGTATGTGATCATATCGAGGTGAGCTACTTTGCGGCTGGGATTGTGGCCCACCTGGCCAGCGAGGGGAGAGAACACTGGAACCTGAGGGAACATTCCTGGGACCAGATGCTCAACACACTG CTGGCTGCTGTAAGGAGTTGGAACAACCCCACCGGAGAGATGGTCGCGTACCGATCGTTCCACCCGTTCTTCCCGCTGCTGGAGTGTTACACGACGCCCGCGGTGCAGCTGTGGTCTGTCTGGGCCATGCAACACGTCTGTACCAAGAACC